The following are encoded in a window of Episyrphus balteatus chromosome X, idEpiBalt1.1, whole genome shotgun sequence genomic DNA:
- the LOC129920667 gene encoding slo-interacting protein 1-like, which translates to MSCFNFIIMKVNGADVSNLPYEDAVQLFLNAEEPIIVEVRRKCMNENNKLSFFNYDDDSPYKSPTLAVIASSSSISSNAPLVSHVRKDDDKVLKASSSTNNSEKPANSSISCQTDLSAFDGESKEINSQSGIFFQTTKSKLATTNTDVVIDEEFDDYLKTEFDFEEIVLTKSQSAENLGFTISYSTDDFLASDSETDEYDGDADADRECVRKNRKLKDDKDYSLLDEKFAPKCKIYVSDIIPNSLADHDGRLRQGDRILQINGQNVLEKIDPDKLLKENKYSVKILVCRYAFGGDDDFLDSAVYCDDKECQEDKHNLSSIYEYEQNTFSSSSKLEQTSQSVITTGTGTANNTNKKISTMCQILPLIATENVCDIFNHADIKDQLETVSKEISLLNSQISVMKQLQTEASSIDKRQHQQQQMSSSSPKKVKKKNQKSYYKTKDNKLPIKSDSSPPGGDKDVVEHIYETIPEDADSDVYYCSPYEGVNERRVEEWLKSIGCPNSNVNSGIHMDKNRIEIHPVNLRLQKQNNTILDDYDNSSSAYNTGGSCSSAFLALESNKPSVDYQNDRQNSRTLVSKSLSKTNHSSEKYVCRKPDISSNIKYHTGNPETQTPPSTTILFKVPSINTDATEAASTAIDSDGHSTLVAKSSVYRMCHSKVIDEYKEKDMSGMVWKVKRRPDGSRYIVRRVSTTIPEKNRENLTIQPESASAIDVDYKRQFNRVKERSRNRHHKAPAIPSKEKTHSQHWLV; encoded by the exons ATGTCGtgttttaatttcattattatGAAG gTTAATGGCGCAGATGTCAGCAATTTGCCATATGAAGATGCCGTACAATTATTTCTAAATGCTGAAGAACCAATAATCGTAGAAGTTCGCAGGAAATGCATGAATGAAAACAATAAACTGAGTTTCTTTAACTATGATGACGATTCACCATACAAATCTCCAACTTTAGCCGTTATAGCTTCATCATCTTCGATATCTTCTAATGCTCCATTGGTTTCGCATGTTCGAAAAGATGACGATAAAGTTTTGAAAGCCTCGTCATCAACAAATAATAGTGAAAAACCAGCAAACTCATCGATTTCATGCCAAACTGATTTGAGTGCTTTCGATGGAGAATCTAAAGAAATTAATTCACAGAGTGGAATATTTTTTCAGACGACCAAATCTAAGCTGGCAACAACAAATACCGATGTCGTCATTGATGAAGAATTTGATGATTATCTTAAAACTGAATTTGATTTCGAG GAAATCGTATTGACAAAATCTCAAAGTGCTGAAAATCTTGGATTTACAATCAGCTACAGCACAGATGACTTTCTTGCATCTGATTCAGAAACTGATGAATATGATGGAGATGCAGATGCAGATAGAGAATGTGTTAGGAAGAATCGAAAATTAAAGGACGATAAAGATTACAGTTTGTTGGATGAAAAATTTGCACCAAAGTGTAAGATTTATGTGAGCGATATAATACCAAATAGTTTAGCAGACCACGATGGCCGATTACGTCAGGGCGATCGAATACTTCAA ATAAATGGTCAAAATGTTCTTGAAAAAATAGATCCAGATAAATTATTGAAAGAAAATAAGTACtcagtaaaaattttagtttgccGATATGCTTTTGGTGGG GATGATGATTTTCTTGACTCAGCCGTGTATTGTGATGATAAGGAATGCCAAGAAGACAAACATAATTTGTCATCAATATATGAATACGAACaaaacactttttcttcatcatcCAAATTAGAACAAACATCGCAATCGGTTATCACAACCGGAACCGGTACCGCTAATAACACCAACAAAAAGATCAGTACAATGTGTCAAATCTTACCGTTAATAGCTACAGAAAATGTTTGCGATATTTTCAATCATGCTGATATAAAAGATCAACTAGAAACTGTTAGCAAAGAAATTTCTTtgcttaattcacaaatttCAGTTATGAAACAATTGCAAACAGAAGCATCGTCAATAGATAAAcgacaacatcaacaacaacaaatgtcaTCGTCTTCCCCAAAAAAAGTCaagaagaaaaatcaaaaatcttatTATAAGACTAAGGACAACAAATTACCAATTAAAAGTGATTCTTCGCCACCAGGTGGCGACAAAGATGTTGTTGAGCATATCTATGAAACCATACCTGAAGATGCCGACTCAGATGTTTATTATTGTTCCCCATATGAGGGTGTTAATGAGCGACGTGTTGAAGAATGGCTCAAATCAATAGGTTGTCCAAATTCAAATGTCAACAGTGGCATCCACATGGATAAAAATCGAATAGAAATACATCCTGTAAATTTaagattacaaaaacaaaataatacgaTTTTAGATGATTACGATAATAGCTCGAGTGCCTATAATACTGGTGGATCATGTAGTAGTGCATTTTTAGCATTAGAGAG cAACAAACCGAGCGTTGATTACCAAAATGACAGACAGAATTCTCGGACTTTGGTATCAAAAT CATTAAGTAAAACGAATCATTCGTCGGAAAAATATGTTTGTCGAAAACCCGATATTTCATCAAATATAAAATATCACACTGGCAATCCCGAAACTCAAACACCGCCGTCCACCACCATTCTATTCAAAGTTCCCTCAATAAACACCGATGCCACAGAAGCTGCTTCTACTGCTATTGATAGTGATGGACATTCGACTTTAGTTGCTAAATCAAGTGTCTACAGAATGTGTCATTCTAAGGTTATCGATGAATACAAGGAAAAG gATATGTCTGGAATGGTATGGAAAGTCAAACGACGTCCGGATGGTTCCAGATATATTGTTCGCCGTGTGTCAACAACAATCCCAGAAAAAAACCGTGAAAATCTTACAATCCAGCCAGAGTCTGCATCAGCCATAGACGTTGATTATAAAAGGCAATTTAATAGAGTCAAAGAGCGCAGTCGTAATCGACATCACAAGGCCCCAGCAATCCCGTCCAAGGAAAAAACTCATTCTCAGCATTGGTTGGTTTAG